GCCTCCGCGTCTCCTGCCCTGGCTTGCTGATCGACCACCGGCGCCAGCCGGGCGAAGCCGGCGGGGCCGAAGCTGGCCGCCACCACCAGCGCCTTGAGCCGCTGCGCTGAACCTGGATCGTCCGGGTCCAGATCCAGGGCCTCCCACAGGGCCCGCCGCAGGGTTGTCTCGGGGAGCCGGCCATCGCTCATCTGCAGGCTGAGGGCCAGGCCGTCGCGGCCGATGTCCATGGCGGAGCCGGCCCCATCCAGCAGCCAGCCCCAGCCGGCGCAGCGGTGCTCGCGGCCCTTGCCATCGCGGCCGACGGCGATCGTGCCGGTGCCGCTGATCACGACGATGCCGGGGCCGGCAGGGAAGGCCCCGCGCAGGGCGGTGCGCTCATCGCCGGTGACCACCATCCGCTCCGGAGCCAGCCCCAGGGCGGCGCCTGCCAGGGCCTGCCCCTGGCCCTGCACCGCCGTGCCCTGCTCGATGCCGCTGGCCCCCACGGCGGCCGCCACTAGCACGGCCGTGCCGGCGGGCTCGCCGGCGTCGACGAGATGGGCCCGGGCCCGCACCAGGCTTTCGCGCAGGGCGGCCCCGAAACGTTCGGGACCCTTGGGGGCGGCCAGATGGCACACGCCAGGGCCGTCCCCTTCCCCGACCACCGGGCCCACCCCCGGCGGGAGGCCATCGCCCACCAGCGCCAGGCGGCAGGTGGTGTGGGTCTGACCGGCGTCGAAGCCGGCGATCAGTCGCATGGCACCGGATCCGCCGCCGCGGCGGCGAGGGTGGCCAGGCTGAACAGGGCGATCAGCTGCACCTCCGGCCGGAAGAAGATCGTGTCGGTGAGGCCCTGCACCCCCAGGCCGGCGAACACGGCCACCGCCGCCAGGCAGGGCAGGGCCAGGGGGGCACTGCTGCGCCACTGGCCCAGGCCCACCTTCACGGCGCTCAGCAGCAGGCCCAGGCCCGCCAGCAGCCCCGGAATGCCGGCCTCCACCAGCAGCTCCAGGGGGATGGAGTAGGCGCTGAGGGCGTTGAACTTGGGCTGCTGGTACAGGGGATAGATGAGGTTGAAGGCGCTGTTGCCGGGGCCGATGCCGATCCAGGGGCGGTCCTGGATCATCGCCAGGGCGGAGGTCCAGACGTTCATGCGGAAGTTGTTGGAGCTGTCCTCCCGGCCGGCCAGCAGGCTCATCACCCGCACCCGCAGGGGCTCCACCTGGGTGACCAGCAGCACCAGCGCCACGGTGGCGCCCACCAGGAGCAGCAGGGGGAACAGGCGCCGCCACAACGGCGGCCAGTCGCGGGTCTGGCGCAGCACCAGCAGCAGGGCCAGCAGGCCGAGGGAGGCCACCATGCCCATCCAGGCGCCGCGGCTGTAGGTGAGCACCAGGGCCACCAGGCCCAGCACCAGGCTGGCCAGGGCGAACAGGCGCCGGCCCCGGCCCTGCCAGCGCAGCAGCGCCACCACGGCCAGGGGCAGGATCGGCAGCAGGTAGCCGCCCAGCAGGTTGGGGTTCTCCAGGGTGCTGTAGATGCGCACCGTGCCTTCGGCCACCGAGTTGTTGTCCGACCAGCGGGCCAGGGCGCCGGGGGCCTCGTAGAGCTGGCGGATGCCGATCACGCTGGTGATCAGTTCACCGGCCAGCAGGGCGCCCACCAGCCGGTCCCACCACACCGGGGCGGTGGCCAGCAGCTGGCGCATCAGGGCGTAGACGCTCAGGTAGCTGAGCAGCTTGACCAGCCCCACCAGGGCGGCCTTCGGCACGGGCGAGAAGCCGGTGGCCACCACGGCCACCGCGATCACCAGCAGCAGCCAGAGGTTGATGGCGCCGAGGCGGCCCGGCGGGGTGCGCAGGGCCCACACCACCCAGAGCAGGGCGGAGGCGGCGATCAGCAGGCTCAGGCCCGAGCGGGTCACCAGGGGCAGGCCGGCCAGCAGGGCGCAGAGGATCCAGCCCGCCACCAGGGGCAGATGGGCGCCGAGCCGGCCGGCGGGAAGCCCGGCCAGCAGCCCCTGCCAGCGCAGCAGCAGGGGCACGGGAGCTGGGGCAGGCACCATCAATCCGCTTCAGCGTCGAGGCGATTATCGGTGCCGCTGGCGGTGGGCCCCAGCTGGGCTTCCAGATCGGCCAGCGGCGGCAGGGGGGCTGAGCTGCGGCGGTAGAGGCTGCGGTGCACCGGCAGGCCCCCCGCCAGCACCTGGCCTTCCCGTTCGGTGGCCACCGGCAGGGGATTCACCTCGGGGCCGCACTCCTCGGGCCCGGCCAGCTCGAAGGCGCCGCTGGCCTCCACCAGCTGCCGCATCGGGGCGATCAGGGCTTCCACATCGCTCTGCAGAAACAGGGTCCGGCCGGGGGCCAGGGCCGCGGCGATCGCCAGCAGCAGGGCGGGCTGCAGCACCCGGCGCTTGCGGTGGCGCAGCTTGAACCAGGGATCGGGGAACTGCAGCGTGACGAGCTCCAGCTGCCCGGCCGGAAGCGGCTCCAGCCACTCCGGCAGGTTCACATTGGCGTTGCCGTAGAGGAAGCGCAGGTTGGTCAGCCCGTCCCGGCGGCGGTCGTCCTCGGCGGCCTCCACCAGGGGCCGGCGGATCTCCAGGCCCAGGTGGTTGCGCTGCGGCGCCAGGGGGGCCATGGCCAGCAGGAAGCGGCCCCGGGCCGAGCCGATATCCAGATGCAGGGGCAGGCAGGGATCGGCGAACAGCTCGATCAGCGGCGGCAGGGGCCGGGCCAGCTGGTGGATCCGGCTGAGCGGGTTGACGTGCTGGCGCACCATCAGAGCGGCGCGGCGCTGCCCCCGGGCGGCTCGTTCGGCACCAGGAACCCCCAGCTGGCGGTGTAGCCGTGCAGGTGGGTGGTGCCGCCCACCGGGCCGATCTCGCCGTTGCAGAACAGGCCGGCGATCGGCACGGTGCCGAACACCTCCCGGCAGAGGCTCACGTCGCCGTCGACCTCGCCGTAGAGGCCTTCGCCGCGCCCCAGGCAGGCGAACAGGAAGGCGGCCAGGGGCTCGCTGCGGCGCCGCGACTGGCCGGCCAGCAGCTGGCGGGATTCATCGCGGGAGGCATCGGCGTCGCGGAGCTGGAACTGCACCTTCTGGCCGACGCGCATGCGTTCGCCCACCGCCACGGCGCCGTTGCGGGGATCGACGCCGATCAGGTTGCGCACCAGGAAGGAGCCCGGCGCCTCTGCCACGGGGGTGAGGTCGGCGCTGGGAAGGCTGAAATCGCTGCGGCCGACGCCGAGGAACAGGGAGTGCTTCACCTGCTCCCGCTCGGCCGGGGTGAGGTCGGTGAGGATCGACTGCAACGCCGCCACGGGGCTGTTGCGGGTGCTGCCGCAGCTCACCTCGATCACCACGTTGCGCTGGGCCTGCTCCACCTCCAGCACCGGGCCGATGGGGCGGCAGCCCTGGGCCACCAGCGGATCGAGCCGCCAGGAGCCGCTGATCAGGCAGCCCACCGCACCGGTGCGGACGGTGTCGGCGGGGTCCGTGTTGCCGCGACCCGTGTCGCCACTGCTGAAAAGCAGCGAGCCGTGGGCGGCGCTGTGGGGGCCGGCGATGCCGCCCACCTTGGTGGTGTTGGGGTAGGCGTAATCCAGGCCGCTGATCAGGTCGTTGATCGCCGTGCCGGTGGGATCGAGCAGCAGCAGCATCGACTGGCCCTCCTCCAGCTCGGCCCCCACCCGCTCGCGCCAGGGCTCGGCCGGGCCATCAAGGTCGGGCAGGGAGGTGGTGTCGATGGCGAAGGGGCGCAGGCTGGCGCCCGGGAGCCGCAGCAGGGTGACGGCCAGGGCCGGCTGGTGCTCGATTTCATGGGGCGCGCCGGCCGGATCGGTGCCCACCACGCCGCCGCCGACGCAGCCCAGCCAGTGGGCGGCGCTGAGCTTCTGCTGCAGCAGGGGCAGCAGGCGGGGCAGGTCGCTGGCGTAGCTGGCGGAGGCGAACACCAGGGCCAGGTCGGCCTCCGGTGCACCGCGGAGCTGCTCGAACACCTGGTTGACCGCGTCCTGGAGCGAGCTGTCCCGGCCGAGGGCGGTGCGGCACCAGGGGCCGCCGGGACGGCGTTGCAACCAGGGAAAGGAGGGGAGGGAACCCATCAACGGACCCTATCGCCTGGGGGGCACACGGATAATGGCGCCTTACCGAACCGAGCGGACGTGCCGGAACAGCTCTATCGCTCCCTGGTCTGGCTCGACGTGCGGCTGGGAATGCTGTTCGCCGTGGGGCTGCCGCTGGTGCTGCTCCTCTGGGCGGCCCTCCGCAAGGAGCAGGCCCTGGTGCGCCTGATGGGCCTCTATTGGAAGGTGGCCAGCCTGCAGCTGATCGCCCTGCTGCTGCTCACGGGCAACCGCCCCACCGGCTTCCTGCTGCTGGTGGTGGCACCGCTGCTGGTGGTGGTGAGCCTGTGGTTCTGGGTGGATCTCAACGAGGAACTGGCCGACATGCCCCCCTGGCGGGCCCTGCCCCTCACCGTGCGCATCTGGCGCTGGAGCCTGACGCTGCTGTCCCTGGGCGCGGCGAGCCTGGCCGTCACCGCCCTGCCCTGCATGGGCGGCGCCGGCGCCACCCTGCGCCTCTGCCGGGCCTGGCAGGAGGCGCCCCAGGGGCTGCACGGTGTGGTGGCCAAGGTGTTCGCCTTCGTCTTCGGCGGCGCGTGGACGACGGGGGTGGCCGCCTTCGTGGGCTACGCGGCCCTGGTGGCCTACGCCGTGGGGCTGCTGCAGTGGCTGGTGGTGCGCCTGCCGCGGCTGGGCCGGGTGGCCGGCGAGTTCTGACGCCATGACCGACGCCGCCTCACCCTCCGTTGCCGCCCTGCTGGCGGGGCTGGAGGAGATCAGCCGCCAGCGCCCCGACCGGGTGCTGCGCCTGGTGGGCACCCTGACGGCCCAGGGGGAGGACGAGCCGTTCGAACTGCTGATCTTCCGGGGCTTCTCCAGCAGCATCACCCACCCCACCGCCTTCGACCCCGACCAGCCGGCCCTGCCCGAATCGGCCCGCATCACGGCGGCCGAATTGCTGGCCGGACCCCTCAACCCCAGCGACGAGCGGCGCCTGGCGGGACCGCTGCCGGCGGAGACGTTCCTGGATCCGGGGGCCTGGGAGGGGCGGCCAGGGTCCTGATCGGAATGGCCAGGAGCTCCGGCCGGGAAACAGAGGATCCTGCTGATTTCCGTAGAGTCCCCGGCGGTGCGTGCCCGCGTCCGTTGACCCTGTCTCCCCTGAAGCGCGTGGCCCCCCTGGCGGCTGCTGTCGTTGCGCTCGTGCTGCCGTCCGCCGCCAGGGGGGCCACCTGCGAAGACAGCTTCGAGCAGAAGGGCAACCCCATCTCCGGGATTCGCTTCCACGCCGAAGTCACCGTTGATGCGTTGTCGGTGCCGGTGGCGATTCGCCAGCTGCGCGGCATCGCCGCCACCCGGGGCTACGACATCCTCAGCGAAGAGGCCGACGACGGCAGCATGCTGCTCGAGCAGCCCCGATCGGGCTCCGCCCGGCCGTTCCCGATCATCGCCACCGCCCTTGCCGAGCAGGCCGCCGCCCGGGTGAAGCTGGAGGCGAAGTTGCCGGCCGGCATGCTGGCGGGGGCCGGTGGGGCGCGCAACGAGCTCTGCGCCATGTTGAACGCCGTCAAAGGTGGCCCGGAAGGCATCGCTGCCGCCGAGCGCAGCCAGGGGGCGGTGTCCTCGGCCGGCCCGGTCGTGATCGATGCCCTGGTGCTGTCGCAGCAGATCTCCCAGGAAGCCGACACCAACGCCGCTTCCATTCCCACCCGCTACCAGGGCAAGACCTTCACCATCAAGGGCCGGGTGGCCCATGTGGCCAAGGACGGTGGCGCCTACCGCATCGACTACGACATTCCCCGCTCCACCAACGATCTGGTGCTGAAGTTCGGCAAGTTCCGTTTCCTCACCCAGATCAGCTGCCTGGCCGCCAAGGGCCAGGGCGCCTATGCCCTCTCTCTGCGGAACGGACAGGGCATCCAGCTGACGGGCCAGTACAAGGATTACGACCCGCCCCGGCACGTCATGTGGTTCGAGGGCTGCCGGCCGGTCGATTGAGGCCGTGACAACGGCGTGAAGATCCTGTTCTCCATGCATGGCGAGGCGGGCCATCACCTGGGGACGTTCCGGCTGGCCAGGGCCCTGGTGTCCCGAGGTCACCGGGTGACCTATCTCGGGCTACCCCGGGTGAGGCAGCTCGTCGAAGATCAGGGCTTCGCGTTCATCGCCTTCGCGGAGGATCTCTTCAGCGTTACCGGCGACGCGCAGGAACGCCCGGTGGCTGGGGAGGCCCTGTTTCGCCGTTACACCACGGCCATCGTCGACGGCAGCCTCGATGCCTGCCTGCTCTCGGCCCGGCCGGACCTGCTGCTGTGTGATTCCTTTCTCTGGTACGTGGCCCTGCGGGCCCTGCGGCTGGGCCTCCCGACCCTCCAGATCTCCACCTCGCTCTTCCTCTTCGACAACGCCCTCATTCCCCCGGCGGTGACTTCCCTCAGGCCGGGCCGGGGCGTGCTCTCAGCCCTGCGGATCTCCCTGGCCTGGAAGCTGATGCATCTCCGGTATCTGGTCACCAAGCGCCTGGCCTCCCGGCTGGCCGGCGCCTACCGCGCCCCCCTGCGCATGCACCATCTCACCGACACCTTTCTGTGGGTGGCCCGCCAGTCCGGCGTCCGCTGCCGGCGCAACGTCACCTACCGCCTTGACGAGATCGGCCCGCACCTGATCCTGCCCGAGCTTGTGCTGTGTCCGGCCGCCTTCCAGCTGCCGGGTCCGCGGGCGAAGGAGCGGCGCCATTGCGGCGATTTCATTGATTTTCAACGGCAGGAGCCGCCGCTGCCGTTCGATCCCTCCGGCCGGACGATCATCTTCTGTTCGCTGGGCACAAGTGCGGGGGCCTACCGGCAGGCCAGACGATTCTTTTCGGCCGTGGCCGAAGCCAGCACCCTGGCTCCGGAGTGGTTCTTCGTGCTCCACAGCAGCGATCCAGCCCTCATCGGCGCCTTGGCGTCAACCGCCAACCTGCTGGTGGTGCCCTGGATTTCCCAGCTCACGCTGCTGCGCCATGCGGCCGTCATGGTTCACCATGGCGGTCTCAATTCGATCATGGAATGTGTCCAGAATCACGTTCCCATGGTGATCCTTCCCTGCGCCAGGGACCAGCCGGGCAATGCCGTCCGGGCGGCCCATCATCAGCTGGCCCTCACGGCGGATGTCGGATCGATCACCGCCGACCGGCTGCGGCAGTTGATCGGGGAGGCCATGGGTGATCCAGGATTGAAGCGGGGTCTCCGGCGCATGCAGGACCAGATCGAACGGGAGCGTGGCCTGCCGCAGGCGGTGGCGTTCATCGAAGGCTTCACGGTTGGCGGCAACAACGAAGAGGCTTAAATGATTCTGTCGCATCGTGATGTCGTGCTAATTTCAATCAGGCTTCCTTAGGTCTCGGTCATGGCAGCCCATCCGCTGACGCATCACAGCTTGCAGGATGGGCGTGTTCCCACGTACATGATGGAGATCACGACGGTGGTGGGCTGCAAGGTCAACTGCACCTTCTGCCCCCAGAAAAGTCTCCTGAGTCAGTACAGAAGTCCGAAACGCCGGCTCGCCTTCGATGATTTCCGTCTGGCGCTCGACAAGATGCCGGAGGATGTCATCATCATCTTTGCCGGTTTTTCCGAGCCTTTCCTCAACGAGGACTGCACGCGGATGATCCTCCACGCCCACAGCAAGGGTCACCCCCTGTGTGTCTTCACCACGGCCGTCGGCATGACGCTGGAGGACGTCGAACAGATCAAGGCGATCCCGTTCAGCGCCTTTCCCCATGGCGGGTTCACCATCCATCTCCCCGATGCCAGACGCCTCGCCAAGATCGATGTCACGCCGGAGTATCTGCAGGTGCTCGAGGCCCTGAAGGCGGCCAACATTCAGAACTTCTCGGTCATGGCGATGGATACAATCCATCCTGACGTGGTCTCCATCTTTCCGCCCTCCAGTGTGGCGCTGCCGACGATGAATTCCCGCTCGGGAAACCTGGAGAAGCAAGGCGTCACCGAGGACTTCG
This Cyanobium sp. AMD-g DNA region includes the following protein-coding sequences:
- a CDS encoding FIST N-terminal domain-containing protein produces the protein MGSLPSFPWLQRRPGGPWCRTALGRDSSLQDAVNQVFEQLRGAPEADLALVFASASYASDLPRLLPLLQQKLSAAHWLGCVGGGVVGTDPAGAPHEIEHQPALAVTLLRLPGASLRPFAIDTTSLPDLDGPAEPWRERVGAELEEGQSMLLLLDPTGTAINDLISGLDYAYPNTTKVGGIAGPHSAAHGSLLFSSGDTGRGNTDPADTVRTGAVGCLISGSWRLDPLVAQGCRPIGPVLEVEQAQRNVVIEVSCGSTRNSPVAALQSILTDLTPAEREQVKHSLFLGVGRSDFSLPSADLTPVAEAPGSFLVRNLIGVDPRNGAVAVGERMRVGQKVQFQLRDADASRDESRQLLAGQSRRRSEPLAAFLFACLGRGEGLYGEVDGDVSLCREVFGTVPIAGLFCNGEIGPVGGTTHLHGYTASWGFLVPNEPPGGSAAPL
- a CDS encoding radical SAM/SPASM domain-containing protein — protein: MAAHPLTHHSLQDGRVPTYMMEITTVVGCKVNCTFCPQKSLLSQYRSPKRRLAFDDFRLALDKMPEDVIIIFAGFSEPFLNEDCTRMILHAHSKGHPLCVFTTAVGMTLEDVEQIKAIPFSAFPHGGFTIHLPDARRLAKIDVTPEYLQVLEALKAANIQNFSVMAMDTIHPDVVSIFPPSSVALPTMNSRSGNLEKQGVTEDFVASSHEGPVICGRDESIYNNVMLPNGDVVLCCQDYHMDHVLGNIFEQSFADVLPRPIPGYDLCKTCVYAIKLPPNVPVFEFAKAPA
- the trmB gene encoding tRNA (guanosine(46)-N7)-methyltransferase TrmB, whose translation is MRQHVNPLSRIHQLARPLPPLIELFADPCLPLHLDIGSARGRFLLAMAPLAPQRNHLGLEIRRPLVEAAEDDRRRDGLTNLRFLYGNANVNLPEWLEPLPAGQLELVTLQFPDPWFKLRHRKRRVLQPALLLAIAAALAPGRTLFLQSDVEALIAPMRQLVEASGAFELAGPEECGPEVNPLPVATEREGQVLAGGLPVHRSLYRRSSAPLPPLADLEAQLGPTASGTDNRLDAEAD
- a CDS encoding glycosyltransferase, coding for MKILFSMHGEAGHHLGTFRLARALVSRGHRVTYLGLPRVRQLVEDQGFAFIAFAEDLFSVTGDAQERPVAGEALFRRYTTAIVDGSLDACLLSARPDLLLCDSFLWYVALRALRLGLPTLQISTSLFLFDNALIPPAVTSLRPGRGVLSALRISLAWKLMHLRYLVTKRLASRLAGAYRAPLRMHHLTDTFLWVARQSGVRCRRNVTYRLDEIGPHLILPELVLCPAAFQLPGPRAKERRHCGDFIDFQRQEPPLPFDPSGRTIIFCSLGTSAGAYRQARRFFSAVAEASTLAPEWFFVLHSSDPALIGALASTANLLVVPWISQLTLLRHAAVMVHHGGLNSIMECVQNHVPMVILPCARDQPGNAVRAAHHQLALTADVGSITADRLRQLIGEAMGDPGLKRGLRRMQDQIERERGLPQAVAFIEGFTVGGNNEEA
- a CDS encoding DUF3177 family protein: MPEQLYRSLVWLDVRLGMLFAVGLPLVLLLWAALRKEQALVRLMGLYWKVASLQLIALLLLTGNRPTGFLLLVVAPLLVVVSLWFWVDLNEELADMPPWRALPLTVRIWRWSLTLLSLGAASLAVTALPCMGGAGATLRLCRAWQEAPQGLHGVVAKVFAFVFGGAWTTGVAAFVGYAALVAYAVGLLQWLVVRLPRLGRVAGEF
- a CDS encoding BadF/BadG/BcrA/BcrD ATPase family protein — its product is MRLIAGFDAGQTHTTCRLALVGDGLPPGVGPVVGEGDGPGVCHLAAPKGPERFGAALRESLVRARAHLVDAGEPAGTAVLVAAAVGASGIEQGTAVQGQGQALAGAALGLAPERMVVTGDERTALRGAFPAGPGIVVISGTGTIAVGRDGKGREHRCAGWGWLLDGAGSAMDIGRDGLALSLQMSDGRLPETTLRRALWEALDLDPDDPGSAQRLKALVVAASFGPAGFARLAPVVDQQARAGDAEAIAVMERNAGALAAMAAGVARGLGLLGPAVCPMGGALSHLEQLRRPFSRSLALALPGSRLAGAAGDACQGALDMAAELTAQG
- a CDS encoding IctB family putative bicarbonate transporter; its protein translation is MVPAPAPVPLLLRWQGLLAGLPAGRLGAHLPLVAGWILCALLAGLPLVTRSGLSLLIAASALLWVVWALRTPPGRLGAINLWLLLVIAVAVVATGFSPVPKAALVGLVKLLSYLSVYALMRQLLATAPVWWDRLVGALLAGELITSVIGIRQLYEAPGALARWSDNNSVAEGTVRIYSTLENPNLLGGYLLPILPLAVVALLRWQGRGRRLFALASLVLGLVALVLTYSRGAWMGMVASLGLLALLLVLRQTRDWPPLWRRLFPLLLLVGATVALVLLVTQVEPLRVRVMSLLAGREDSSNNFRMNVWTSALAMIQDRPWIGIGPGNSAFNLIYPLYQQPKFNALSAYSIPLELLVEAGIPGLLAGLGLLLSAVKVGLGQWRSSAPLALPCLAAVAVFAGLGVQGLTDTIFFRPEVQLIALFSLATLAAAAADPVPCD